A region from the Aegilops tauschii subsp. strangulata cultivar AL8/78 chromosome 5, Aet v6.0, whole genome shotgun sequence genome encodes:
- the LOC109777581 gene encoding uncharacterized protein, which yields MATQTEPAAPPRRLLGPPVIRAARPSPGSDAAAPASHPFLDLLDAAFNAPSAAEAKAALAPRRALTENCSATYANSGNPCLDLFFQVVPDTPPERVRALLAAAWAHDALTALKLACNLRGVRGTGKSDKEGFYAAALWLHDNHPRTLACNVAALAEFGYLKDFPELLFRLIHGPDVRKAAREGAAAEKVRRKEKDFAKQREALRASLASRKRARELAPVPPKATFGDFLSAALSKSGRKPMEVETVPVSVAVQDPAEQKPEEMEVDQKKKKPRRMSKKVRKVAKLAVQSLETYYGDSAYRFLFEAVADFFAALLASDLEQLAAGGKKRKIGLAAKWCPTPGSSFDRTTLLCEAIAHRLFPRDSDPEYAQLTDEHYTYRALHRLRREVLVPLRKVLELPEVYMSAQRWSELPYTRVASVAMRRYKFLFKKHDEERFGKYLEDVEAGKAKISAGALLPHEIAASAYRGQEDDVSELQWRRMVDDLRSKGSLRNCISVCDVSGSMHGTPMEVCIALGVLTSELSEEPWAGKVITFSERPQIHLIKGKTLREKMSFVESMQWDMNTNFQAVFDQILRTAVEARLAPEKMIRTIFVYSDMEFDQASATRGYYARSRSWDTDYEVICKKFRAAGYGDVVPQIIFWNLRDSKSTPVTSTQPGVAMVSGFSKNFLKIFLKNDGVVNPEAIMMEAIAGEEYQKLEVFD from the coding sequence ATGGCGACGCAGACGgagcccgccgcgccgccgcgccgcctcctCGGCCCTCCCGTCATCCGCGCCGCCCGCCCGTCGCCCGGCTCCGACGCCGCCGCGCCCGCGTCGCACCCCTTCCTCGACCTCCTCGACGCGGCCTTCAAcgcgccgtccgccgcggagGCCAAGGCCGCGCTCGCGCCGCGGAGGGCGCTCACGGAGAACTGCTCCGCCACGTACGCCAACTCGGGCAACCCCTGCCTCGACCTCTTCTTCCAGGTGGTGCCCGACACGCCGCCCGAGCGCGTGCGCGCGCTGCTCGCCGCCGCGTGGGCGCACGACGCGCTCACGGCGCTCAAGCTCGCCTGCAACCTCCGCGGCGTCCGCGGCACCGGCAAGTCGGACAAGGAGGGCTTCTACGCGGCCGCGCTCTGGCTGCACGACAACCACCCCCGCACGCTCGCCTGCAACGTCGCCGCGCTCGCCGAGTTCGGCTACCTCAAGGACTTCCCCGAGCTGCTCTTCCGCCTCATCCACGGCCCCGACGTGCGCAAGGCCGCCAGGGAGGGCGCCGCGGCCGAGAAGGtgaggaggaaggagaaggacTTCGCCAAGCAGCGGGAGGCCTTGCGGGCTAGCCTGGCCAGCCGCAAGCGCGCCCGCGAGCTGGCCCCTGTGCCGCCCAAGGCCACCTTCGGCGACTTCCTCTCCGCCGCCCTCTCCAAGTCCGGCAGGAAGCCCATGGAGGTGGAGACCGTCCCTGTGTCTGTCGCGGTCCAGGACCCGGCCGAGCAGAAGCCCGAGGAGATGGAGGTGgaccagaagaagaagaagccccgGCGGATGTCCAAGAAGGTCCGGAAGGTGGCCAAGCTCGCCGTGCAGTCGCTGGAGACGTACTACGGCGACAGCGCGTACCGCTTTCTGTTCGAGGCCGTCGCGGACTTCTTCGCCGCCCTCCTCGCTTCGGACCTCGAGCAGCTGGCCGCAGGTGGCAAGAAGAGGAAGATCGGGCTCGCCGCCAAGTGGTGCCCCACGCCGGGATCGTCCTTCGACCGCACCACGCTGCTCTGCGAGGCCATCGCCCACCGCCTCTTCCCGCGTGACTCCGACCCCGAGTACGCCCAGCTCACGGACGAGCACTACACGTACCGCGCCCTCCACCGCCTCCGCCGCGAGGTGCTCGTGCCGCTGCGCAAGGTGCTGGAGCTCCCGGAGGTGTACATGAGCGCCCAGCGGTGGTCGGAGCTCCCCTACACCCGCGTGGCCTCGGTGGCCATGCGGCGCTACAAGTTCCTCTTCAAGAAGCACGACGAGGAGCGCTTCGGCAAGTACCTGGAGGACGtggaggccggcaaggccaagATCTCGGCGGGCGCGCTCCTGCCGCACGAGATCGCCGCGTCCGCCTACCGCGGCCAGGAGGACGACGTGTCAGAGCTGCAGTGGCGCCGCATGGTGGACGACCTCCGCTCGAAGGGGTCGCTGCGCAACTGCATCTCCGTCTGCGACGTGTCGGGCAGCATGCACGGCACCCCAATGGAGGTGTGCATCGCGCTGGGCGTGCTCACTTCAGAGCTCAGCGAGGAGCCCTGGGCAGGCAAGGTGATCACCTTCAGCGAGAGGCCCCAGATCCACCTGATTAAGGGCAAGACCCTTCGGGAGAAGATGAGTTTCGTGGAGAGTATGCAGTGGGACATGAACACCAACTTCCAGGCGGTGTTCGACCAGATCCTCCGCACTGCGGTGGAGGCCCGGCTGGCGCCCGAGAAGATGATCAGGACCATTTTCGTGTACAGCGACATGGAGTTCGACCAGGCGTCGGCGACCCGCGGGTACTATGCTCGCAGCAGGTCATGGGACACGGACTACGAGGTGATCTGCAAGAAGTTCAGGGCTGCCGGGTATGGCGACGTGGTGCCCCAGATCATCTTCTGGAACCTGCGTGACTCTAAGTCGACGCCAGTGACGTCGACCCAGCCTGGGGTGGCCATGGTGAGCGGCTTCTCCAAGAACTTCCTCAAGATCTTCCTGAAGAACGACGGCGTGGTGAACCCCGAGGCCATCATGATGGAGGCCATCGCCGGCGAGGAGTACCAGAAGCTGGAGGTGTTCGATTAG
- the LOC109777589 gene encoding dirigent protein 22-like: protein MTRSSPSLFLLLLLALWTAPYLAARAGTGASDHGLTHIHLYMPLGADATFGAVGVLDDELRDGPDAGNSSLVGRYQGLFVSAGLVSPPGAQSAINLVFTAGEHRGSTLAMLGPMLSFTSAIERAVVGGTGAFRMARGYCVMTPAGSPTLRGRPVPGHVPCLIDVCLLGLEVD, encoded by the exons ATGACCCGCTCCTCGCCGTCGCtgttcctcctcctcctgctggcCTTGTGGACGGCGCCCTACCTCGCAGCGCGCGCCGGCACCGGCGCCAGCGACCACGGCCTCACCCACATCCACCTGTACATGCCGCTGGGCGCCGACGCGACGTTCGGGGCGGTCGGCGTGCTCGACGACGAGCTGCGCGACGGGCCGGACGCGGGGAACTCGTCGCTCGTCGGCCGGTACCAGGGCCTCTTCGTCAGCGCGGGGCTCGTGAGCCCGCCGGGCGCGCAGTCGGCGATCAACCTCGTCTTCACGGCCGGCGAGCATCGCGGCAGCACGCTGGCCATGCTGGGGCCCATGCTGAGCTTCACGAGCGCCATCGAGCGCGCCGTGGTGGGCGGCACCGGCGCCTTCAGGATGGCGCGCGGGTACTGCGTCATGACGCCCGCCGGCAGCCCCACGCTACGAGGTCGACCTGTTCCTGGACATGTACCATGCCTGATCGATGTGTGCCTGTTG GGTTTGGAGGTGGACTAA